A region of Mugil cephalus isolate CIBA_MC_2020 chromosome 3, CIBA_Mcephalus_1.1, whole genome shotgun sequence DNA encodes the following proteins:
- the nadsyn1 gene encoding glutamine-dependent NAD(+) synthetase, giving the protein MGRKVTVATCSLNQWALDFEGNSERILRSIEIAKARGAKYRLGPELEICGYGCADHFYESDTLLHSFQVLGNLLESPVTQDIICDVGMPIMHHNVRYNCRVLFLNRKILLIRPKMMMANHGNYREMRWFSPWNQLRQVEEYFLPRMIQEITGQDTVPIGDCVLSTKDTCIGTEICAELWSPNSPHIRMGLDGVEIFTNSSASHHELRKADQRVNLVKSATTKSGGIYLYANQRGCDGDRVYYDGCAMVAINGDIVAQGAQFSLNDVEVITATLDLEDVRSYRGELCQPHMESEPKPCHRIKVNFSLSSGDDIDLPTHQPIKWHCHTPEEEISLGPACWLWDYLRRSGQGGFLLPLSGGVDSSSTACIVHCMCVLLCQSIEDGNTRVLEDVRRVVGDESYRPLQPSELCGRIFTTCYMASENSSEDTCNRARDLAKQIGSTHMNINIDMAVKGILGIFSVVTGRWPQFRASGGCHRENLALQNVQARVRMVLAYLFAQLSLWARGKPGGLLVLGSANVDESLTGYFTKYDCSSADINPIGGISKTDLKSFLLYCTEHFQLTALRGILAAPPTAELEPLTDGQVSQTDEADMGMTYSELSVIGRLRKISRCGPFSMFCKLIHMWKGALSPMEAAQKVKHFFRMYSVNRHKMTTVTPSYHAESYSPDDNRFDLRPFLYNTRWTWQFRCIDNQVSQMAADSPKQ; this is encoded by the exons ATGGGCCGAAAAGTGACTGTTGCAACCTGCTCGTTGAATCAGTGGGCCCTGGACTTTGAAGGCAACTCGGAGAGGATACTGAGGA gtaTTGAGATAGCTAAGGCTCGTGGAGCCAAATACAGACTGGGTCCAGAGCTGGAGATATG TGGGTACGGCTGCGCAGACCACTTCTATGAGTCGGACACGCTGCTCCACAGCTTTCAGGTGCTTGGGAATCTTCTGGAATCTCCCGTCACCCAGGACATTATCTGTGACGTTGGAAT GCCCATCATGCATCACAATGTGCGCTACAACTGCCGGGTCCTGTTCCTCAACAG AAAGATACTTCTGATCAGGCCTAAGATGATGATGGCCAACCATGGGAACTACAGAGAGATGCGCTGGTTCTCACCTTGGAACCAGCTGAG GCAGGTGGAGGAATACTTCCTGCCCAGAATGATCCAGGAGATAACAGGccag GACACAGTCCCGATTGGTGACTGTGTCCTGTCTACAAAGGACACCTGCATTGGCACAGAGATCTGTGCGGAGCTCTGGAGCCCCAACAG TCCCCATATCCGTATGGGTCTAGATGGAGTTGAAATCTTTACTAATTCGTCCGCTAGCCATCACGAGCTCCGCAAAGCTGACCAAAGAGTGAACCTGGTCAAGTCTGCCACCACCAAG AGTGGAGGTATCTACTTGTATGCTAACCAGAGGGGCTGTGATGGAGACCGTGTCTACTATGATGGTTGTGCCATGGTGGCTATCAACGGAGACATTGTGGCACAGGGAGCACAATTCTCCCTTAATGATGTG GAGGTGATCACAGCCACTCTGGATCTTGAGGATGTGCGTAGCTACAGAGGAGAGCTATGTCAGCCACACATG GAAAGTGAACCCAAACCTTGCCACAGGATCAAGGTTAATTTTTCCTTATCCAGTGGTGATGATATTGACCTCCCTACCCATCAGCCAATAAAATGGCACTGTCACACACCAGAAGAAGAGATCAG TCTAGGGCCGGCCTGCTGGCTCTGGGACTACCTGAGGAGAAGTGGACAG GGTGGGTTCCTGTTGCCGCTGAGTGGCGGCGTTGACAGCTCCTCCACGGCCTGTATTGtccactgtatgtgtgtgctgctcTGCCAGAGTATAGAGGATGGCA ACACACGGGTGCTAGAGGACGTCCGCAGGGTGGTTGGAGATGAATCTTACCGTCCACTTCAACCAAGTGAGCTGTGTGGTCGCATCTTCACCACCTGCTATATGGCCAGTGAAAACTCCTCAGAGGACACATGCAACAGGGCCAGAGACCTAGCCAAACAGATTGGCag CACACACATGAATATTAACATAGACATGGCAGTGAAAGGTATTCTGGGTATATTCTCAGTGGTTACTGGTCGATGGCCTCAGTTTCGTGCCAGTGGAGGATGCCACAGAGAAAACCTGGCTTTGCAGAATGTGCAG GCCCGAGTTAGGATGGTCCTGGCCTACTTGTTTGCACAACTGAGTCTCTGGGCCCGGGGTAAGCCTGGTGGGTTGTTGGTGCTGGGCTCTGCCAACGTGGATGAGAG TCTGACAGGGTATTTCACCAAATACGACTGCTCAAGTGCTGATATTAACCCAATAGGAGGCATCAGCAAGACAGACCTGAAGAGCTTCCTGCTCTACTGCACTGAACATTTCCAGCTTACTGCTCTGAGAGG aatcCTGGCCGCTCCACCCACAGCTGAGCTCGAGCCGCTGACAGACGGACAGGTTTCACAGACGGATGAG gcAGACATGGGGATGACCTACTCCGAGTTATCGGTGATCGGACGGCTGAGGAAGATCTCCAGGTGTGGCCCCTTCAGTATGTTCTGTAAACTCATTCACATGTGGAAAGGTGCTCTCTCACCCATGGAG GCTGCCCAGAAGGTGAAACACTTCTTCAGGATGTACTCTGTGAACCGCCACAAGATGACGACAGTGACGCCGTCCTACCACGCTGAGAGTTACAGTCCTGATGACAACCGCTTTGACCTCAGGCCTTTCCTCTATAACACGCGCTGGACCTGGCAGTTTAGGTGCATCGACAACCAG GTTTCCCAGATGGCAGCCGACAGCCCTAAGCAATAG